In one window of Arachis ipaensis cultivar K30076 chromosome B06, Araip1.1, whole genome shotgun sequence DNA:
- the LOC107646823 gene encoding uncharacterized protein LOC107646823, whose translation MVRDDASVSIKVLLNATAAHFIAFALVEGENTESWTFFLSHLRQHVTPQPGLLVISDRHNGIKAALEAPDGGWLPPSAYRAFCIRHVAANFALTFKGKDARKLLVNAAYAKIEVEFDYWFDILQSEDPVMCEWANRIDYSLWTQHRDEGRRFGHMTTNIFECMNSILKGVRNLPVASLVKATYGRLACFTVTLYDRDNSKFTIAETTLTGSFSLGTYRVSLASRTCDCGYFQALHFPCQHALACCAYSRVTWTSYVHSVYQISLVFSVYRMGFTPPIPEGFWPPYDEPTVIPDPDKRRAREGRPRSTRIRTNMDEADPNRPKRCGLCRQPGHTRRCCPQVGGSSQTGCH comes from the exons atggtaaGGGATGACGCATCCGTGAGCATAAAGGTGCTCCTAAACGCCACGGCAGCGCACTTTATCGCATTCGCACTAGTAGAGGGTGAGAATACAGAGTCCTGGACATTCTTTCTCTCGCACCTTCGACAGCACGTGACCCCGCAGCCCggtctgctggttatatcggacaggcaCAACGGCATCAAGGCTGCGCTTGAGGCCCCTGACGGAGGTTGGTTACCGCCATCTGCGTACCGTGCATTCTGTATACGACACGTAGCGGCTAATTTTGCccttaccttcaagggcaaagacgctAGGAAGCTTCTAGTGAATGCAGCGTATGCGAAGATCGAGGTTGAatttgattactggtttgatattctgcaGTCTGAAGACCCAGTGATGTGTGAGTGGGCGAACCGGATTGATTACTCCTTGTGGACTCAGCATCGTGATGAGGGGCGgagattcggtcacatgacgacgaacaTCTTCGAGTGTATGAACTCAATCCTCAAGGGGGTCAGAAATCTCCCTGTAGCATCCctggtgaaggcaacatatggTAGGCTTGC gtgcttcacggtgacgtTGTATGACCGGGATAACTCCAAGTTCACCATAGCAGAGACCACTCTGACTGGTTCTTTCTCCTTGGGTACTTACAGAGTATCACTTGCCTCTCGGACATGTGACTGCGGGTACTTCCAGGCGCTTCATTTCCCGTGTCAGCACGCACTTGCATGCTGTGCCTACTCACGGGTCACCTGGACCTCTTACGTTCACAGCGTCTATCAGATTAGCTTGGTGTTCAGTGTGTATCGGATGGGATTCACACCTCCGATCCCGGAGGGCTTCTGGCCACCTTACGACGAGCCCACGGTGATTCCGGACCCTGACAAGAGGCGTGCGAGAGAGGGTCGTCCTAGATCCACAAGGATACGGACGAATATGGACGAGGCAGATCCGAATCGGCCAAAGAGGTGCGGCCTATGTCGCCAACCCGGACACACACGACGTTGTTGCCCTCAGGTTGGAGGATCTTCTCAGACAGGGTGCCATTAG